The Apodemus sylvaticus chromosome 5, mApoSyl1.1, whole genome shotgun sequence genome has a segment encoding these proteins:
- the Ctnnd1 gene encoding catenin delta-1 isoform X2, translating into MDDSEVESTASILASVKEQEAQFEKLTRALEEERRHVSAQLERVRVSPQDANSLMANGTLTRRHQNGRFVGDADLERQKFSDLKLNGPQDHNHLLYSTIPRMQEPGQIVETYTEEDPEGAMSVVSVETSDDGTTRRTETTVKKVVKTMTTRTVQPVPMGPDGLPVDASAVSNNYIQTLGRDFRKNGNGGPGPYVGQAGTATLPRNFHYPPDGYGRHYEDGYPGGSDNYGSLSRVTRIEERYRPSMEGYRAPSRQDVYGPQPQVRVGGSSVDLHRFHPEPYGLEDDQRSMGYDDLDYGMMSDYGTARRTGTPSDPRRRLRSYEDMIGEEVPPDQYYWAPLAQHERGSLASLDSLRKGMPPPPNWRQPELPEVIAMLGFRLDAVKSNAAAYLQHLCYRNDKVKTDVRKLKGIPILVGLLDHPKKEVHLGACGALKNISFGRDQDNKIAIKNCDGVPALVRLLRKARDMDLTEVITGTLWNLSSHDSIKMEIVDHALHALTDEVIIPHSGWEREPNEDCKPRHIEWESVLTNTAGCLRNVSSERSEARRKLRECDGLVDALIFIVQAEIGQKDSDSKLVENCVCLLRNLSYQVHREIPQAERYQEALPTVTNSTGPHAASCFGAKKGKGKKPTEDTASDTVDFPKRTSPARGYELLFQPEVVRIYISLLKESKTPAILEASAGAIQNLCAGRWTYGRYIRSALRQEKALSAIADLLTSEHERVVKAASGALRNLAVDARNKELIGKHAIPNLVKNLPGGQQNSSWNFSEDTVVSILNTINEVIAENLEAAKKLRETQGIEKLVLINKSGNRSEKEVRAAALVLQTIWGYKELRKPLEKEGWKKSDFQVNLNNASRSQSSHSYDDSTLPLIDRNQKSDKKPDREEIPMSNMGSNTKLLDNNYSTLNERGDHNRTLDRSGDLGDMEPLKGAPLMKI; encoded by the exons ATGGACGACTCAGAGGTGGAGTCGACCGCCAGCATCTTGGCCTCTGTGAAAGAACAAGAGGCCCAGTTTGAGAAGCTGACCCGGGCGCTGGAGGAGGAGCGGCGCCATGTCTCGGCGCAACTGGAACGCGTCCGGGTCTCACCACAAGATGCCAACTCACTCATGGCCAACGGCACCCTTACCCGTCGGCATCAG AACGGCCGCTTTGTAGGCGATGCTGACCTTGAGAGACAGAAATTTTCAGATTTGAAACTCAACGGACCCCAG GATCACAATCACCTTCTGTACAGCACTATCCCCAGGATGCAGGAGCCAGGACAGATTGTGGAAACCTACACTGAGGAGGACCCTGAAGGAGCCATGTCAGTTGTTTCTGTGGAGACCTCAGATGATGGGACCACTAGGCGCACAGAGACCACA GTCAAGAAAGTTGTGAAGACAATGACAACTCGAACAGTACAGCCTGTCCCCATGGGGCCAGATGGGCTGCCTGTGGACGCCTCAGCAGTCTCCAATAACTATATCCAGACCTTGGGCCGTGATTTCCGCAAGAATGGCAATGGGGGCCCTGGTCCCTATGTGGGGCAGGCGGGCACTGCAACTCTTCCTAGGAACTTCCACTATCCTCCAGATGGGTATGGCCGACACTATGAGGATGGTTATCCAGGTGGCAGTGACAACTATGGCAGTCTGTCCCGAGTGACCCGAATTGAGGAGCGGTATAGGCCCAGCATGGAAGGCTATCGGGCACCCAGTAGACAAGACGTCTATGGGCCCCAGCCCCAGGTTCGAGTAGGTGGGAGCAGTGTGGATCTGCATCGTTTTCATCCAGAGCCTTATGGGCTAGAGGATGACCAGCGCAGCATGGGCTATGATGACCTAGATTATGGCATGATGTCTGATTATGGTACTGCCCGTCGGACAGGAACACCCTCGGACCCTCGACGACGCCTCAG GAGCTATGAAGACATGATTGGTGAAGAGGTGCCACCTGATCAGTACTATTGGGCTCCTTTAGCTCAGCATGAGCGGGGAAGTTTAGCAAGCTTGGATAGTCTTCGCAAGGGAATGCCCCCACCTCCAAACTGGAGACAGCCTGAGCTGCCAGAGGTGATTGCCATGCTAGGCTTCCGCTTGGATGCTGTTAAGTCCAATGCAGCTGCATACCTGCAGCACTTATGCTACCGCAATGACAAGGTGAAGACTGATGTTCGGAAGCTCAAGGGTATCCCGATATTGGTAGGATTGTTAGACCACCCCAAAAAGGAAGTGCACCTTGGAGCCTGTGGAGCTCTCAAGAATATCTCTTTTGGACGTGACCAAGATAACAAGATTGCCATAAAAAACTGTGATGGTGTTCCTGCTCTGGTCCGATTACTCCGAAAGGCTCGTGATATGGACCTGACTGAAGTAATTACTG GAACCCTGTGGAATCTCTCATCCCATGATTCAATCAAAATGGAGATTGTGGATCATGCACTCCACGCCTTGACAGATGAAGTTATCATTCCACATTCTGGTTGGGAGAGAGAACCTAATGAAGACTGTAAGCCACGGCATATTGAATGGGAGTCAGTGCTCACCAACACCGCTGGCTGCCTTAG AAACGTAAGCTCAGAGAGGAGTGAAGCCCGGCGGAAACTTCGGGAATGCGATGGCTTAGTTGATGCCCTCATTTTCATTGTTCAGGCAGAAATTGGGCAGAAGGATTCAGACAGTAAG cTTGTGGAGAATTGTGTTTGCCTCCTTCGGAACTTATCATACCAAGTTCATCGTGAAATCCCACAAGCAGAGCGTTACCAGGAGGCACTTCCTACTGTGACTAACAGTACTGGGCCACATGCTGCCAGTTGCTTTGGGGCCAAGAAGGGCAAAG GGAAAAAGCCTACAGAGGATACAGCAAGTGATACAGTGGATTTCCCTAAAAGAACTAGTCCTGCTCGAG GCTACGAACTCTTATTTCAGCCAGAAGTGGTGCGGATATACATTTCCCTCCTTAAGGAGAGCAAGACACCTGCCATCCTAGAAGCCTCCGCTGGAGCTATCCAGAACCTGTGTGCTGGGCGCTGGACA TATGGCAGATACATCCGCTCTGCTCTTCGTCAAGAGAAGGCTCTCTCCGCCATTGCTGACCTCCTGACCAGTGAGCACGAGCGAGTGGTGAAAGCTGCTTCTGGCGCACTGAGAAATCTGGCTGTGGATGCGCGGAACAAAGAGTTAATTG GCAAACATGCCATTCCTAACTTGGTAAAGAATCTGCCAGGAGGCCAACAGAACTCCTCTTGGAATTTCTCTGAAGACACCGTGGTCTCTATATTGAACACTATCAACGAAGTTATTGCTGAGAACTTGGAAGCTGCCAAAAAGCTTCGAGAGACCCAGGGTATTGAGAAGCTGGTGTTGATCAACAAATCAGG GAATCGTTCAGAAAAAGAGGTGCGGGCAGCAGCTCTTGTCTTGCAGACGATTTGGGGCTATAAGGAGCTTCGGAAACCACTGGAaaaagaaggatggaagaaatCAGACTTCCAG GTGAATCTAAACAATGCATCTAGAAGCCAGAGCAGCCATTCATATGATGATAGCACTCTCCCCCTCATTGACCGGAACCAAAAATCAG ATAAGAAACCTGACCGGGAAGAAATTCCAATGAGCAATATGGGGTCAAACACAAAATTATTAG ATAACAACTATTCCACACTGAATGAGAGAGGAGACCACAACAGAACACTGGACCGATCTGGGGATCTGGGTGATATGGAACCATTGAAGGGAGCACCCTTGATG AAGATTTAG
- the Ctnnd1 gene encoding catenin delta-1 isoform X3, whose amino-acid sequence MDDSEVESTASILASVKEQEAQFEKLTRALEEERRHVSAQLERVRVSPQDANSLMANGTLTRRHQNGRFVGDADLERQKFSDLKLNGPQDHNHLLYSTIPRMQEPGQIVETYTEEDPEGAMSVVSVETSDDGTTRRTETTVKKVVKTMTTRTVQPVPMGPDGLPVDASAVSNNYIQTLGRDFRKNGNGGPGPYVGQAGTATLPRNFHYPPDGYGRHYEDGYPGGSDNYGSLSRVTRIEERYRPSMEGYRAPSRQDVYGPQPQVRVGGSSVDLHRFHPEPYGLEDDQRSMGYDDLDYGMMSDYGTARRTGTPSDPRRRLRSYEDMIGEEVPPDQYYWAPLAQHERGSLASLDSLRKGMPPPPNWRQPELPEVIAMLGFRLDAVKSNAAAYLQHLCYRNDKVKTDVRKLKGIPILVGLLDHPKKEVHLGACGALKNISFGRDQDNKIAIKNCDGVPALVRLLRKARDMDLTEVITGTLWNLSSHDSIKMEIVDHALHALTDEVIIPHSGWEREPNEDCKPRHIEWESVLTNTAGCLRNVSSERSEARRKLRECDGLVDALIFIVQAEIGQKDSDSKLVENCVCLLRNLSYQVHREIPQAERYQEALPTVTNSTGPHAASCFGAKKGKGKKPTEDTASDTVDFPKRTSPARGYELLFQPEVVRIYISLLKESKTPAILEASAGAIQNLCAGRWTYGRYIRSALRQEKALSAIADLLTSEHERVVKAASGALRNLAVDARNKELIGKHAIPNLVKNLPGGQQNSSWNFSEDTVVSILNTINEVIAENLEAAKKLRETQGIEKLVLINKSGNRSEKEVRAAALVLQTIWGYKELRKPLEKEGWKKSDFQVNLNNASRSQSSHSYDDSTLPLIDRNQKSDNNYSTLNERGDHNRTLDRSGDLGDMEPLKGAPLMQKI is encoded by the exons ATGGACGACTCAGAGGTGGAGTCGACCGCCAGCATCTTGGCCTCTGTGAAAGAACAAGAGGCCCAGTTTGAGAAGCTGACCCGGGCGCTGGAGGAGGAGCGGCGCCATGTCTCGGCGCAACTGGAACGCGTCCGGGTCTCACCACAAGATGCCAACTCACTCATGGCCAACGGCACCCTTACCCGTCGGCATCAG AACGGCCGCTTTGTAGGCGATGCTGACCTTGAGAGACAGAAATTTTCAGATTTGAAACTCAACGGACCCCAG GATCACAATCACCTTCTGTACAGCACTATCCCCAGGATGCAGGAGCCAGGACAGATTGTGGAAACCTACACTGAGGAGGACCCTGAAGGAGCCATGTCAGTTGTTTCTGTGGAGACCTCAGATGATGGGACCACTAGGCGCACAGAGACCACA GTCAAGAAAGTTGTGAAGACAATGACAACTCGAACAGTACAGCCTGTCCCCATGGGGCCAGATGGGCTGCCTGTGGACGCCTCAGCAGTCTCCAATAACTATATCCAGACCTTGGGCCGTGATTTCCGCAAGAATGGCAATGGGGGCCCTGGTCCCTATGTGGGGCAGGCGGGCACTGCAACTCTTCCTAGGAACTTCCACTATCCTCCAGATGGGTATGGCCGACACTATGAGGATGGTTATCCAGGTGGCAGTGACAACTATGGCAGTCTGTCCCGAGTGACCCGAATTGAGGAGCGGTATAGGCCCAGCATGGAAGGCTATCGGGCACCCAGTAGACAAGACGTCTATGGGCCCCAGCCCCAGGTTCGAGTAGGTGGGAGCAGTGTGGATCTGCATCGTTTTCATCCAGAGCCTTATGGGCTAGAGGATGACCAGCGCAGCATGGGCTATGATGACCTAGATTATGGCATGATGTCTGATTATGGTACTGCCCGTCGGACAGGAACACCCTCGGACCCTCGACGACGCCTCAG GAGCTATGAAGACATGATTGGTGAAGAGGTGCCACCTGATCAGTACTATTGGGCTCCTTTAGCTCAGCATGAGCGGGGAAGTTTAGCAAGCTTGGATAGTCTTCGCAAGGGAATGCCCCCACCTCCAAACTGGAGACAGCCTGAGCTGCCAGAGGTGATTGCCATGCTAGGCTTCCGCTTGGATGCTGTTAAGTCCAATGCAGCTGCATACCTGCAGCACTTATGCTACCGCAATGACAAGGTGAAGACTGATGTTCGGAAGCTCAAGGGTATCCCGATATTGGTAGGATTGTTAGACCACCCCAAAAAGGAAGTGCACCTTGGAGCCTGTGGAGCTCTCAAGAATATCTCTTTTGGACGTGACCAAGATAACAAGATTGCCATAAAAAACTGTGATGGTGTTCCTGCTCTGGTCCGATTACTCCGAAAGGCTCGTGATATGGACCTGACTGAAGTAATTACTG GAACCCTGTGGAATCTCTCATCCCATGATTCAATCAAAATGGAGATTGTGGATCATGCACTCCACGCCTTGACAGATGAAGTTATCATTCCACATTCTGGTTGGGAGAGAGAACCTAATGAAGACTGTAAGCCACGGCATATTGAATGGGAGTCAGTGCTCACCAACACCGCTGGCTGCCTTAG AAACGTAAGCTCAGAGAGGAGTGAAGCCCGGCGGAAACTTCGGGAATGCGATGGCTTAGTTGATGCCCTCATTTTCATTGTTCAGGCAGAAATTGGGCAGAAGGATTCAGACAGTAAG cTTGTGGAGAATTGTGTTTGCCTCCTTCGGAACTTATCATACCAAGTTCATCGTGAAATCCCACAAGCAGAGCGTTACCAGGAGGCACTTCCTACTGTGACTAACAGTACTGGGCCACATGCTGCCAGTTGCTTTGGGGCCAAGAAGGGCAAAG GGAAAAAGCCTACAGAGGATACAGCAAGTGATACAGTGGATTTCCCTAAAAGAACTAGTCCTGCTCGAG GCTACGAACTCTTATTTCAGCCAGAAGTGGTGCGGATATACATTTCCCTCCTTAAGGAGAGCAAGACACCTGCCATCCTAGAAGCCTCCGCTGGAGCTATCCAGAACCTGTGTGCTGGGCGCTGGACA TATGGCAGATACATCCGCTCTGCTCTTCGTCAAGAGAAGGCTCTCTCCGCCATTGCTGACCTCCTGACCAGTGAGCACGAGCGAGTGGTGAAAGCTGCTTCTGGCGCACTGAGAAATCTGGCTGTGGATGCGCGGAACAAAGAGTTAATTG GCAAACATGCCATTCCTAACTTGGTAAAGAATCTGCCAGGAGGCCAACAGAACTCCTCTTGGAATTTCTCTGAAGACACCGTGGTCTCTATATTGAACACTATCAACGAAGTTATTGCTGAGAACTTGGAAGCTGCCAAAAAGCTTCGAGAGACCCAGGGTATTGAGAAGCTGGTGTTGATCAACAAATCAGG GAATCGTTCAGAAAAAGAGGTGCGGGCAGCAGCTCTTGTCTTGCAGACGATTTGGGGCTATAAGGAGCTTCGGAAACCACTGGAaaaagaaggatggaagaaatCAGACTTCCAG GTGAATCTAAACAATGCATCTAGAAGCCAGAGCAGCCATTCATATGATGATAGCACTCTCCCCCTCATTGACCGGAACCAAAAATCAG ATAACAACTATTCCACACTGAATGAGAGAGGAGACCACAACAGAACACTGGACCGATCTGGGGATCTGGGTGATATGGAACCATTGAAGGGAGCACCCTTGATG CAGAAGATTTAG
- the Ctnnd1 gene encoding catenin delta-1 isoform X1, translating to MDDSEVESTASILASVKEQEAQFEKLTRALEEERRHVSAQLERVRVSPQDANSLMANGTLTRRHQNGRFVGDADLERQKFSDLKLNGPQDHNHLLYSTIPRMQEPGQIVETYTEEDPEGAMSVVSVETSDDGTTRRTETTVKKVVKTMTTRTVQPVPMGPDGLPVDASAVSNNYIQTLGRDFRKNGNGGPGPYVGQAGTATLPRNFHYPPDGYGRHYEDGYPGGSDNYGSLSRVTRIEERYRPSMEGYRAPSRQDVYGPQPQVRVGGSSVDLHRFHPEPYGLEDDQRSMGYDDLDYGMMSDYGTARRTGTPSDPRRRLRSYEDMIGEEVPPDQYYWAPLAQHERGSLASLDSLRKGMPPPPNWRQPELPEVIAMLGFRLDAVKSNAAAYLQHLCYRNDKVKTDVRKLKGIPILVGLLDHPKKEVHLGACGALKNISFGRDQDNKIAIKNCDGVPALVRLLRKARDMDLTEVITGTLWNLSSHDSIKMEIVDHALHALTDEVIIPHSGWEREPNEDCKPRHIEWESVLTNTAGCLRNVSSERSEARRKLRECDGLVDALIFIVQAEIGQKDSDSKLVENCVCLLRNLSYQVHREIPQAERYQEALPTVTNSTGPHAASCFGAKKGKGKKPTEDTASDTVDFPKRTSPARGYELLFQPEVVRIYISLLKESKTPAILEASAGAIQNLCAGRWTYGRYIRSALRQEKALSAIADLLTSEHERVVKAASGALRNLAVDARNKELIGKHAIPNLVKNLPGGQQNSSWNFSEDTVVSILNTINEVIAENLEAAKKLRETQGIEKLVLINKSGNRSEKEVRAAALVLQTIWGYKELRKPLEKEGWKKSDFQVNLNNASRSQSSHSYDDSTLPLIDRNQKSDKKPDREEIPMSNMGSNTKLLDNNYSTLNERGDHNRTLDRSGDLGDMEPLKGAPLMQKI from the exons ATGGACGACTCAGAGGTGGAGTCGACCGCCAGCATCTTGGCCTCTGTGAAAGAACAAGAGGCCCAGTTTGAGAAGCTGACCCGGGCGCTGGAGGAGGAGCGGCGCCATGTCTCGGCGCAACTGGAACGCGTCCGGGTCTCACCACAAGATGCCAACTCACTCATGGCCAACGGCACCCTTACCCGTCGGCATCAG AACGGCCGCTTTGTAGGCGATGCTGACCTTGAGAGACAGAAATTTTCAGATTTGAAACTCAACGGACCCCAG GATCACAATCACCTTCTGTACAGCACTATCCCCAGGATGCAGGAGCCAGGACAGATTGTGGAAACCTACACTGAGGAGGACCCTGAAGGAGCCATGTCAGTTGTTTCTGTGGAGACCTCAGATGATGGGACCACTAGGCGCACAGAGACCACA GTCAAGAAAGTTGTGAAGACAATGACAACTCGAACAGTACAGCCTGTCCCCATGGGGCCAGATGGGCTGCCTGTGGACGCCTCAGCAGTCTCCAATAACTATATCCAGACCTTGGGCCGTGATTTCCGCAAGAATGGCAATGGGGGCCCTGGTCCCTATGTGGGGCAGGCGGGCACTGCAACTCTTCCTAGGAACTTCCACTATCCTCCAGATGGGTATGGCCGACACTATGAGGATGGTTATCCAGGTGGCAGTGACAACTATGGCAGTCTGTCCCGAGTGACCCGAATTGAGGAGCGGTATAGGCCCAGCATGGAAGGCTATCGGGCACCCAGTAGACAAGACGTCTATGGGCCCCAGCCCCAGGTTCGAGTAGGTGGGAGCAGTGTGGATCTGCATCGTTTTCATCCAGAGCCTTATGGGCTAGAGGATGACCAGCGCAGCATGGGCTATGATGACCTAGATTATGGCATGATGTCTGATTATGGTACTGCCCGTCGGACAGGAACACCCTCGGACCCTCGACGACGCCTCAG GAGCTATGAAGACATGATTGGTGAAGAGGTGCCACCTGATCAGTACTATTGGGCTCCTTTAGCTCAGCATGAGCGGGGAAGTTTAGCAAGCTTGGATAGTCTTCGCAAGGGAATGCCCCCACCTCCAAACTGGAGACAGCCTGAGCTGCCAGAGGTGATTGCCATGCTAGGCTTCCGCTTGGATGCTGTTAAGTCCAATGCAGCTGCATACCTGCAGCACTTATGCTACCGCAATGACAAGGTGAAGACTGATGTTCGGAAGCTCAAGGGTATCCCGATATTGGTAGGATTGTTAGACCACCCCAAAAAGGAAGTGCACCTTGGAGCCTGTGGAGCTCTCAAGAATATCTCTTTTGGACGTGACCAAGATAACAAGATTGCCATAAAAAACTGTGATGGTGTTCCTGCTCTGGTCCGATTACTCCGAAAGGCTCGTGATATGGACCTGACTGAAGTAATTACTG GAACCCTGTGGAATCTCTCATCCCATGATTCAATCAAAATGGAGATTGTGGATCATGCACTCCACGCCTTGACAGATGAAGTTATCATTCCACATTCTGGTTGGGAGAGAGAACCTAATGAAGACTGTAAGCCACGGCATATTGAATGGGAGTCAGTGCTCACCAACACCGCTGGCTGCCTTAG AAACGTAAGCTCAGAGAGGAGTGAAGCCCGGCGGAAACTTCGGGAATGCGATGGCTTAGTTGATGCCCTCATTTTCATTGTTCAGGCAGAAATTGGGCAGAAGGATTCAGACAGTAAG cTTGTGGAGAATTGTGTTTGCCTCCTTCGGAACTTATCATACCAAGTTCATCGTGAAATCCCACAAGCAGAGCGTTACCAGGAGGCACTTCCTACTGTGACTAACAGTACTGGGCCACATGCTGCCAGTTGCTTTGGGGCCAAGAAGGGCAAAG GGAAAAAGCCTACAGAGGATACAGCAAGTGATACAGTGGATTTCCCTAAAAGAACTAGTCCTGCTCGAG GCTACGAACTCTTATTTCAGCCAGAAGTGGTGCGGATATACATTTCCCTCCTTAAGGAGAGCAAGACACCTGCCATCCTAGAAGCCTCCGCTGGAGCTATCCAGAACCTGTGTGCTGGGCGCTGGACA TATGGCAGATACATCCGCTCTGCTCTTCGTCAAGAGAAGGCTCTCTCCGCCATTGCTGACCTCCTGACCAGTGAGCACGAGCGAGTGGTGAAAGCTGCTTCTGGCGCACTGAGAAATCTGGCTGTGGATGCGCGGAACAAAGAGTTAATTG GCAAACATGCCATTCCTAACTTGGTAAAGAATCTGCCAGGAGGCCAACAGAACTCCTCTTGGAATTTCTCTGAAGACACCGTGGTCTCTATATTGAACACTATCAACGAAGTTATTGCTGAGAACTTGGAAGCTGCCAAAAAGCTTCGAGAGACCCAGGGTATTGAGAAGCTGGTGTTGATCAACAAATCAGG GAATCGTTCAGAAAAAGAGGTGCGGGCAGCAGCTCTTGTCTTGCAGACGATTTGGGGCTATAAGGAGCTTCGGAAACCACTGGAaaaagaaggatggaagaaatCAGACTTCCAG GTGAATCTAAACAATGCATCTAGAAGCCAGAGCAGCCATTCATATGATGATAGCACTCTCCCCCTCATTGACCGGAACCAAAAATCAG ATAAGAAACCTGACCGGGAAGAAATTCCAATGAGCAATATGGGGTCAAACACAAAATTATTAG ATAACAACTATTCCACACTGAATGAGAGAGGAGACCACAACAGAACACTGGACCGATCTGGGGATCTGGGTGATATGGAACCATTGAAGGGAGCACCCTTGATG CAGAAGATTTAG
- the Ctnnd1 gene encoding catenin delta-1 isoform X4 gives MQEPGQIVETYTEEDPEGAMSVVSVETSDDGTTRRTETTVKKVVKTMTTRTVQPVPMGPDGLPVDASAVSNNYIQTLGRDFRKNGNGGPGPYVGQAGTATLPRNFHYPPDGYGRHYEDGYPGGSDNYGSLSRVTRIEERYRPSMEGYRAPSRQDVYGPQPQVRVGGSSVDLHRFHPEPYGLEDDQRSMGYDDLDYGMMSDYGTARRTGTPSDPRRRLRSYEDMIGEEVPPDQYYWAPLAQHERGSLASLDSLRKGMPPPPNWRQPELPEVIAMLGFRLDAVKSNAAAYLQHLCYRNDKVKTDVRKLKGIPILVGLLDHPKKEVHLGACGALKNISFGRDQDNKIAIKNCDGVPALVRLLRKARDMDLTEVITGTLWNLSSHDSIKMEIVDHALHALTDEVIIPHSGWEREPNEDCKPRHIEWESVLTNTAGCLRNVSSERSEARRKLRECDGLVDALIFIVQAEIGQKDSDSKLVENCVCLLRNLSYQVHREIPQAERYQEALPTVTNSTGPHAASCFGAKKGKGKKPTEDTASDTVDFPKRTSPARGYELLFQPEVVRIYISLLKESKTPAILEASAGAIQNLCAGRWTYGRYIRSALRQEKALSAIADLLTSEHERVVKAASGALRNLAVDARNKELIGKHAIPNLVKNLPGGQQNSSWNFSEDTVVSILNTINEVIAENLEAAKKLRETQGIEKLVLINKSGNRSEKEVRAAALVLQTIWGYKELRKPLEKEGWKKSDFQVNLNNASRSQSSHSYDDSTLPLIDRNQKSDKKPDREEIPMSNMGSNTKLLDNNYSTLNERGDHNRTLDRSGDLGDMEPLKGAPLMQKI, from the exons ATGCAGGAGCCAGGACAGATTGTGGAAACCTACACTGAGGAGGACCCTGAAGGAGCCATGTCAGTTGTTTCTGTGGAGACCTCAGATGATGGGACCACTAGGCGCACAGAGACCACA GTCAAGAAAGTTGTGAAGACAATGACAACTCGAACAGTACAGCCTGTCCCCATGGGGCCAGATGGGCTGCCTGTGGACGCCTCAGCAGTCTCCAATAACTATATCCAGACCTTGGGCCGTGATTTCCGCAAGAATGGCAATGGGGGCCCTGGTCCCTATGTGGGGCAGGCGGGCACTGCAACTCTTCCTAGGAACTTCCACTATCCTCCAGATGGGTATGGCCGACACTATGAGGATGGTTATCCAGGTGGCAGTGACAACTATGGCAGTCTGTCCCGAGTGACCCGAATTGAGGAGCGGTATAGGCCCAGCATGGAAGGCTATCGGGCACCCAGTAGACAAGACGTCTATGGGCCCCAGCCCCAGGTTCGAGTAGGTGGGAGCAGTGTGGATCTGCATCGTTTTCATCCAGAGCCTTATGGGCTAGAGGATGACCAGCGCAGCATGGGCTATGATGACCTAGATTATGGCATGATGTCTGATTATGGTACTGCCCGTCGGACAGGAACACCCTCGGACCCTCGACGACGCCTCAG GAGCTATGAAGACATGATTGGTGAAGAGGTGCCACCTGATCAGTACTATTGGGCTCCTTTAGCTCAGCATGAGCGGGGAAGTTTAGCAAGCTTGGATAGTCTTCGCAAGGGAATGCCCCCACCTCCAAACTGGAGACAGCCTGAGCTGCCAGAGGTGATTGCCATGCTAGGCTTCCGCTTGGATGCTGTTAAGTCCAATGCAGCTGCATACCTGCAGCACTTATGCTACCGCAATGACAAGGTGAAGACTGATGTTCGGAAGCTCAAGGGTATCCCGATATTGGTAGGATTGTTAGACCACCCCAAAAAGGAAGTGCACCTTGGAGCCTGTGGAGCTCTCAAGAATATCTCTTTTGGACGTGACCAAGATAACAAGATTGCCATAAAAAACTGTGATGGTGTTCCTGCTCTGGTCCGATTACTCCGAAAGGCTCGTGATATGGACCTGACTGAAGTAATTACTG GAACCCTGTGGAATCTCTCATCCCATGATTCAATCAAAATGGAGATTGTGGATCATGCACTCCACGCCTTGACAGATGAAGTTATCATTCCACATTCTGGTTGGGAGAGAGAACCTAATGAAGACTGTAAGCCACGGCATATTGAATGGGAGTCAGTGCTCACCAACACCGCTGGCTGCCTTAG AAACGTAAGCTCAGAGAGGAGTGAAGCCCGGCGGAAACTTCGGGAATGCGATGGCTTAGTTGATGCCCTCATTTTCATTGTTCAGGCAGAAATTGGGCAGAAGGATTCAGACAGTAAG cTTGTGGAGAATTGTGTTTGCCTCCTTCGGAACTTATCATACCAAGTTCATCGTGAAATCCCACAAGCAGAGCGTTACCAGGAGGCACTTCCTACTGTGACTAACAGTACTGGGCCACATGCTGCCAGTTGCTTTGGGGCCAAGAAGGGCAAAG GGAAAAAGCCTACAGAGGATACAGCAAGTGATACAGTGGATTTCCCTAAAAGAACTAGTCCTGCTCGAG GCTACGAACTCTTATTTCAGCCAGAAGTGGTGCGGATATACATTTCCCTCCTTAAGGAGAGCAAGACACCTGCCATCCTAGAAGCCTCCGCTGGAGCTATCCAGAACCTGTGTGCTGGGCGCTGGACA TATGGCAGATACATCCGCTCTGCTCTTCGTCAAGAGAAGGCTCTCTCCGCCATTGCTGACCTCCTGACCAGTGAGCACGAGCGAGTGGTGAAAGCTGCTTCTGGCGCACTGAGAAATCTGGCTGTGGATGCGCGGAACAAAGAGTTAATTG GCAAACATGCCATTCCTAACTTGGTAAAGAATCTGCCAGGAGGCCAACAGAACTCCTCTTGGAATTTCTCTGAAGACACCGTGGTCTCTATATTGAACACTATCAACGAAGTTATTGCTGAGAACTTGGAAGCTGCCAAAAAGCTTCGAGAGACCCAGGGTATTGAGAAGCTGGTGTTGATCAACAAATCAGG GAATCGTTCAGAAAAAGAGGTGCGGGCAGCAGCTCTTGTCTTGCAGACGATTTGGGGCTATAAGGAGCTTCGGAAACCACTGGAaaaagaaggatggaagaaatCAGACTTCCAG GTGAATCTAAACAATGCATCTAGAAGCCAGAGCAGCCATTCATATGATGATAGCACTCTCCCCCTCATTGACCGGAACCAAAAATCAG ATAAGAAACCTGACCGGGAAGAAATTCCAATGAGCAATATGGGGTCAAACACAAAATTATTAG ATAACAACTATTCCACACTGAATGAGAGAGGAGACCACAACAGAACACTGGACCGATCTGGGGATCTGGGTGATATGGAACCATTGAAGGGAGCACCCTTGATG CAGAAGATTTAG